The Hoeflea sp. 108 genome window below encodes:
- a CDS encoding ISKra4-like element ISUnCu7 family transposase has product MKIEIKLRIAAADGSICDEEILRFDKPHDQLEAIGLSLAEAKDLLGRLQEHIVAAQAATFAAERRCCQQCGRAQTSKGSTSIRFRTPFGDVPVSSPRLHRCACDAGQTRTFSPLTTLFSEHVAPELLYLETKWASLVSFGVTVDLLKDVLPIGSTLNAETVRNHLHRIAARAEAELGDERPSFIEGFPRMWAQLPIPEGPIVVGVDGGYVRARDGRQSHFEVMVGKSIPEDRKNRYFGLVQSHDDKPRRRLREVLREQGFQMNQDITFLTDGGDSVRNMAVAMSPCAEHVLDWFHITMRLTVLGQYAKGLAHHNPSEAEDTARELKRIKGYLWNGNRRQALPCIEWLIDDLDAVETDYPSMKAFRKAAGEFNTYIANNAGMIPNYAERRRYGERVSTAFVESTVNVVVGKRFSKLQQMRWSKEGAHLMLQTRTRALDGTLRRKFEQWYPGLASNNSAPQSETAMAA; this is encoded by the coding sequence ATGAAGATTGAGATCAAGCTGCGGATCGCCGCAGCGGACGGCAGCATTTGCGATGAAGAGATTTTGAGATTCGACAAACCCCATGACCAGCTTGAGGCAATCGGATTGTCGCTCGCCGAGGCCAAGGATCTGCTTGGCCGCCTGCAGGAGCACATCGTTGCGGCGCAAGCGGCAACCTTTGCCGCCGAACGGCGCTGTTGCCAACAATGCGGCCGAGCACAGACGAGCAAGGGCAGCACATCGATCCGCTTCCGAACGCCATTTGGCGACGTGCCGGTTTCCAGTCCGCGGCTTCACCGCTGCGCTTGCGATGCCGGTCAGACCCGGACCTTCAGCCCGCTGACGACGCTGTTTTCCGAACACGTTGCGCCCGAACTGCTCTACCTTGAGACCAAATGGGCCTCGCTGGTCTCCTTCGGCGTCACCGTCGATCTTCTGAAGGATGTCTTGCCGATCGGTTCTACGCTGAACGCCGAAACGGTCCGCAACCATCTTCATCGCATAGCCGCACGCGCCGAAGCGGAGCTCGGCGACGAGCGCCCCTCCTTCATCGAAGGCTTTCCACGGATGTGGGCGCAGTTGCCCATCCCCGAAGGCCCGATCGTCGTCGGTGTGGATGGTGGATATGTCCGCGCCCGCGACGGCAGGCAGAGCCATTTCGAGGTCATGGTCGGAAAATCGATTCCGGAAGATCGGAAGAACCGGTATTTCGGCCTGGTCCAGAGCCATGACGACAAGCCCCGCCGCCGCTTGCGAGAGGTGCTGCGCGAGCAAGGCTTTCAGATGAACCAGGACATCACCTTCCTCACCGACGGTGGCGATAGCGTCCGCAACATGGCGGTTGCCATGTCTCCATGCGCCGAGCATGTGCTCGACTGGTTTCATATCACCATGCGGCTGACCGTTCTCGGCCAGTACGCCAAGGGGCTGGCGCATCATAATCCAAGCGAAGCCGAAGACACCGCCCGCGAGTTGAAGCGCATCAAGGGCTATCTGTGGAACGGCAACCGCCGCCAGGCGCTGCCCTGCATCGAGTGGCTCATCGATGATCTCGATGCGGTCGAAACCGATTATCCCAGCATGAAGGCATTCCGGAAGGCGGCGGGAGAATTCAACACCTACATCGCCAACAACGCCGGCATGATCCCGAACTACGCCGAGCGCCGCCGCTATGGCGAACGGGTTTCGACGGCGTTCGTGGAGTCGACCGTCAATGTCGTGGTCGGCAAGCGCTTCTCAAAGCTTCAGCAGATGCGATGGTCGAAGGAAGGGGCACATCTCATGCTGCAGACCCGAACCCGCGCGCTCGACGGGACGCTGCGCAGAAAGTTCGAGCAGTGGTATCCCGGACTGGCCAGCAACAATTCCGCCCCCCAGTCAGAAACCGCAATGGCCGCTTGA
- a CDS encoding plasmid pRiA4b ORF-3 family protein — MPSTSPSLPTSTGSILQLKIRLLGLSPMVWRRVLVPESYSLRELHGVIQVAMGWESLHLFEFRIRAVRYGSSDICTEPPDKTLDSFGFRKNAKFAYVYDMGDWWEHEVRVEDREVAKERGRYPVCVGGAGACPPEDCGGPDRYLARRDDALGPDTMDDLATMADFVEQVVFNGNRAMLDDDEARQAVERAIDRSRSRAPFLACRFSLRDVNTGFRQDEHRRLMYQWLI, encoded by the coding sequence ATGCCATCCACATCCCCATCATTGCCGACGTCCACGGGGTCCATCCTCCAGCTCAAAATCCGTCTGCTTGGTCTGAGCCCGATGGTGTGGCGACGTGTCCTGGTTCCGGAGAGCTATTCGTTGCGGGAGCTTCACGGCGTAATCCAGGTGGCCATGGGCTGGGAGAGCTTGCATCTCTTTGAGTTCAGGATACGCGCGGTTCGTTACGGTTCGTCGGATATTTGCACTGAACCGCCTGACAAGACGCTCGACAGCTTTGGGTTCCGCAAGAACGCCAAGTTTGCCTACGTCTATGACATGGGCGACTGGTGGGAGCATGAAGTCCGCGTCGAAGACCGGGAAGTGGCGAAGGAACGCGGGCGCTATCCGGTCTGCGTCGGCGGCGCGGGCGCCTGCCCGCCGGAGGATTGTGGCGGCCCGGACAGGTATCTCGCGCGGCGTGATGACGCGCTTGGCCCGGACACCATGGATGACCTGGCAACCATGGCGGATTTTGTCGAGCAGGTTGTTTTCAATGGCAACCGTGCCATGCTCGATGATGATGAAGCACGTCAGGCGGTCGAACGCGCAATTGACCGGTCCCGGTCTCGCGCGCCGTTTCTCGCCTGCCGGTTTTCTCTGCGGGACGTGAACACCGGCTTTCGCCAGGATGAGCACCGGCGGCTGATGTATCAATGGCTCATATGA
- a CDS encoding DUF3800 domain-containing protein: MSTTILPRLISCDEAGFTGNRMLDAAQPFFAYASVDLELDEANAIVGELRSRHHLQMGELKAAKLLRRPRGRAMVAEILGRIEGRYIATLYDKRLSLAAKFFEYIYEPVLQRNNMLFYHHNLHRFVATYLYMQMVASGEGAEELAVQFERFMRSLDPVDAPALFGSPDEQHFNMLLGPILRFARGYNVTIARETRNLQLTGDNGKWVLDLTISAVTDHLRNWAERHPLLEVVCDDSKPLRALAGIYDVMVNRPDPVYMEALGKRVRLTWNMAKPISFVSSSDHAAVQLADLIAGTAVAVAANQGDESYRQLAEAIQPHFSEECILPDFDIIDLAGDEAPVNMLVLEELADRADRGMDPLLGMEVVYAVAKAALPDFRRRVAFGQQDAG; encoded by the coding sequence ATGTCCACAACGATCCTCCCACGACTGATCTCATGCGACGAGGCGGGTTTCACTGGGAACCGCATGCTCGACGCCGCCCAGCCCTTCTTCGCCTATGCGTCCGTAGACCTCGAATTGGATGAGGCCAACGCTATCGTGGGCGAGCTACGCTCGCGGCATCATTTGCAGATGGGCGAGTTGAAGGCTGCGAAGCTGCTGAGACGGCCGCGTGGCCGGGCGATGGTGGCCGAGATACTCGGGCGCATTGAGGGGCGTTACATCGCGACGCTCTATGACAAGCGTCTGAGCCTTGCCGCGAAGTTCTTCGAGTATATCTACGAGCCGGTCCTGCAGCGCAACAACATGCTGTTCTACCACCACAACCTCCATCGGTTCGTAGCGACCTATCTCTACATGCAAATGGTGGCCTCTGGCGAAGGCGCCGAGGAGCTTGCCGTGCAGTTCGAGCGTTTCATGCGATCGCTGGATCCGGTCGATGCTCCGGCTCTGTTCGGTAGTCCGGACGAACAACACTTCAACATGCTGCTCGGTCCGATCCTGCGCTTCGCCCGCGGGTACAATGTCACCATCGCCAGGGAGACCCGCAACCTTCAATTGACGGGTGACAACGGCAAGTGGGTCCTTGATCTGACGATCAGTGCCGTGACCGACCATCTCCGGAACTGGGCCGAGCGGCACCCCCTGCTCGAAGTGGTGTGTGACGACTCCAAGCCGCTTCGCGCGCTCGCGGGCATCTACGACGTCATGGTCAACCGGCCCGACCCGGTCTACATGGAAGCGTTGGGTAAGCGGGTCCGACTGACCTGGAATATGGCAAAGCCGATTTCATTCGTGTCGTCGTCGGACCACGCGGCGGTGCAGCTCGCCGACCTGATCGCCGGCACTGCAGTTGCCGTCGCGGCCAATCAGGGCGATGAGAGCTATCGGCAGCTTGCAGAAGCGATCCAGCCACATTTCAGCGAGGAATGTATCCTCCCGGATTTTGACATCATCGACCTGGCTGGAGACGAGGCGCCGGTGAACATGCTTGTGCTCGAGGAACTTGCCGATAGAGCCGATAGGGGCATGGACCCGCTTCTCGGCATGGAGGTGGTCTATGCCGTGGCCAAGGCGGCCCTACCGGACTTTCGCCGGCGGGTTGCATTCGGGCAGCAGGACGCGGGTTAG
- a CDS encoding RES family NAD+ phosphorylase, whose translation MPTSFAPTARFPAGLLPMELDAGEIMVRIHRKGQGAVFFGPPAGRPPQNRFDAPAGEYGVLYAARRLEGAFVETLLRRPSGRIVRRDFIEERQWTPLRLLRPVTVAKIMDEGLLFHGVDASVSASDDYAPSRALALDLYNDFPSLEGLAYRSRHNNGEICYALFDRVPSSDLVELPSHPFEDNRTRVDELVRLHGVILDTSAPI comes from the coding sequence TTGCCCACGTCGTTCGCCCCCACAGCACGCTTCCCGGCGGGCCTGCTCCCGATGGAACTCGACGCGGGCGAGATCATGGTCCGCATTCATCGAAAAGGGCAGGGTGCGGTCTTCTTCGGGCCACCTGCCGGCAGGCCGCCTCAAAACCGTTTCGACGCCCCGGCGGGTGAATATGGGGTCCTCTATGCCGCGCGCAGGCTCGAGGGCGCCTTCGTGGAAACCTTGCTTCGCCGACCCTCCGGACGGATCGTCAGGCGTGACTTCATCGAGGAGCGCCAGTGGACGCCGCTGCGTCTCCTGCGGCCCGTGACTGTCGCGAAAATCATGGATGAGGGTCTGCTGTTTCACGGAGTCGACGCTTCGGTGAGCGCCAGCGACGACTATGCTCCCTCAAGGGCCTTGGCGCTCGATCTCTACAATGACTTTCCCTCCCTCGAGGGGTTGGCCTATCGCTCGAGGCACAACAATGGCGAGATCTGCTACGCGCTGTTCGATCGCGTGCCGTCCTCAGACTTGGTCGAGTTGCCGAGTCACCCGTTCGAAGACAACCGGACGCGCGTCGACGAGTTGGTCCGGCTCCATGGCGTGATCCTGGACACCAGTGCACCGATCTAG
- a CDS encoding DNA polymerase Y family protein, with protein sequence MARVVSLFLPRWPVDRLRRKSGDASPPREAALVLISRVGNRRVVTALDANAEALGLRTGMPVAKAQALAPGLVVIDADPRADAEGLEKLALWALQRISPVVMADPPDGLVIDTTGADHLHGGEDVMLSTIVQRFAASGVEARAAIADTWGAAHAGARFAARSTLVIPRGETAPLLRRLPIAALRLQPDIVTGLRTLGFDRIGDLLDQPRAPLALRFGPEIGRRLDQALGNVGEPIEPFREAEIVEVRRVFAEPIGAAETIARYTARLVEALCQILETKGLGARRLDLLFHLVDNTRQAIRVGTAQPVRDAKRLTRLLCEKIDTIDPGFGIETMELAAILVEPLRDRQTISSLVEEPQADISDLIDVLANRVGENRLCRFTPVQSDVPERSVACVPPLAPETGATWDGDWPRPPRLLSRPEPIETMALLPDNPPVWFTWRGVRRRVRRADGPKRIRGEWWKRDAETATVRDYFRVEDDTGERYWLFRSGDGERPESGSQRWFLHGIFG encoded by the coding sequence ATGGCAAGGGTCGTATCGCTCTTCCTTCCGCGATGGCCGGTGGACCGTCTTCGAAGGAAATCGGGCGACGCATCGCCTCCGCGTGAGGCAGCGCTCGTCCTTATAAGCCGGGTTGGCAATCGGCGCGTCGTCACCGCCCTTGACGCGAACGCCGAAGCACTTGGGCTTCGCACCGGCATGCCGGTGGCGAAGGCACAGGCACTCGCGCCGGGGCTGGTCGTCATCGATGCCGATCCACGCGCGGATGCGGAAGGACTGGAGAAGCTGGCGCTCTGGGCCCTGCAACGCATCTCGCCCGTCGTCATGGCCGATCCGCCGGATGGTCTGGTGATCGACACCACGGGCGCCGATCATCTCCATGGCGGCGAGGACGTCATGCTGAGCACGATCGTCCAGCGCTTTGCTGCATCCGGTGTCGAGGCGCGCGCCGCGATCGCCGACACATGGGGCGCGGCGCATGCCGGCGCGCGCTTTGCCGCACGCTCCACCCTGGTCATTCCTCGGGGCGAAACTGCGCCTCTTCTGCGGCGTCTGCCGATCGCGGCGCTGCGGCTGCAACCCGATATTGTCACAGGCCTGCGCACGCTCGGCTTCGATCGTATCGGCGATCTCCTGGATCAACCGCGCGCGCCGCTGGCGCTGCGCTTCGGTCCTGAAATCGGCCGCCGCCTTGATCAGGCGCTTGGCAATGTCGGCGAGCCGATCGAGCCGTTCCGCGAAGCCGAAATCGTCGAGGTCCGGCGCGTCTTCGCTGAGCCGATCGGGGCGGCAGAGACGATTGCCCGCTATACCGCCAGGCTTGTCGAGGCTTTGTGTCAGATCCTGGAAACCAAAGGCCTTGGCGCGCGCCGGCTCGATCTGCTGTTCCATCTCGTCGACAACACGAGGCAAGCCATCCGTGTCGGCACAGCGCAGCCGGTTCGAGACGCAAAACGTCTGACGCGGCTGCTTTGCGAGAAGATCGACACCATCGATCCGGGATTCGGAATTGAGACGATGGAACTGGCAGCGATCCTCGTCGAGCCATTGCGGGATCGGCAGACCATATCCTCGCTGGTCGAGGAACCGCAGGCGGATATTTCGGACCTGATCGATGTCCTTGCGAACCGTGTCGGAGAAAATCGCCTTTGCCGTTTCACGCCCGTCCAAAGCGATGTCCCCGAGCGCTCCGTCGCCTGTGTCCCGCCACTCGCCCCTGAAACGGGCGCGACCTGGGACGGTGACTGGCCGCGGCCGCCGCGCCTGCTGTCCCGGCCGGAACCGATCGAGACCATGGCGCTTCTGCCCGACAATCCGCCGGTGTGGTTTACATGGCGCGGCGTTCGCCGGCGGGTTCGCCGCGCCGACGGACCGAAACGCATTCGGGGAGAATGGTGGAAGCGCGACGCGGAAACCGCGACGGTGCGGGATTATTTCCGGGTCGAGGATGACACCGGCGAGCGCTACTGGCTGTTCCGGTCCGGCGATGGCGAGCGTCCGGAGAGCGGCAGCCAGCGCTGGTTCCTGCACGGGATCTTCGGATGA
- a CDS encoding error-prone DNA polymerase — MSGPRYAELQVTSHFSFLRGASSCEELFATAATMGVEALAVVDRNSLAGVVRAHEAAKATGLRLVVGCRLDLADGMSVLVYPTDRSAYARLCRLLSLGKGRAGKAKCHLEWSDVVAYGEGLIAVLVPDVADETCAMQLRRLRESFGNRAYIALTLRRRPNDQLRLWELSDMATAVRVPTVVTNDALFHEPGRQVLQDVVTAIRHNVTIDELGHRRERFADRYLKPPEEMHRLFGRYPEALARTIEIMERCPFKLDELAYQYPEEKLYPDLTPQQALEKLTWEGAVDRYPEGLPSKVRRNLEHELRLIEKLEYAPYFLTVNSIVRFARSKEILCQGRGSAANSAVCYVLGITSIDPDRNDLLFERFVSEERREPPDIDVDFEHERREEVIQWVYETYGRDRAALCSTVIRYRSKGAVRDVGKALGLPEDLTKTLSSQVWGWSEGVEQKHAEGLNLNMGDRRLRLALELAHQLVGTPRHLSQHPGGFVLTRDRLDELVPIEPAAMADRQVVEWDKDDVDALKMMKVDVLALGMLSCMRRGFDLLAEHKDIRLDLATIPAEDPRTYGMIRKADTLGTFQIESRAQMAMLPRIKPRTFYDLVIEVAIVRPGPIQGDMVHPYLRRREGKEDVIYPKPELEAVLGKTLGVPLFQEQAMRVAIECAGFTAGEADQLRRAMATFKHTGGVSKFGEKLVQGMVDNGYDREFAERTFKQLEGFGSYGFPESHAASFALIAYASSWLKCWHPDVFCAALLNAQPMGFYAPAQIVRDAVEHGVEIRPVCVNSSRWDCTLEPRDADDGRFAVRLGLRLVKGLGNAEAARLVSCRAEQPFRSVDDLWRRAAIRAAALSELAEADAFRPSIGLARREALWSIKALRDEPLPLFAAAAVREALPVAEQTEPTVSLRPMTAGSEVVEDYGHVGLTLRQHPVSFLRKDLAARRFLTSADAVASRDRRWVDVAGLVLVRQRPGSAKGVMFMTIEDETTVANIVIWEKVFKQFRRTVLGAGMIGIKGRVQREGEVVHIVAHQLVDLSAELASVGSRDTRFPFPHGRGDEFHHGSPAPDSRGLQKAWDLAHGYGHTNQIQVKTRDFR, encoded by the coding sequence ATGAGCGGGCCGCGCTACGCCGAGCTTCAGGTGACGAGCCATTTTTCGTTCCTGCGCGGTGCGAGCAGTTGCGAGGAACTGTTCGCGACGGCCGCCACGATGGGCGTCGAGGCACTTGCCGTCGTTGATCGAAACAGCCTCGCCGGCGTCGTGCGCGCGCATGAGGCTGCCAAGGCCACCGGACTCCGTCTCGTCGTCGGATGCCGACTTGATCTTGCTGACGGCATGTCGGTGCTCGTCTATCCGACGGACCGCTCAGCCTATGCGCGCCTCTGTCGGCTGCTGTCCCTTGGAAAGGGCAGGGCGGGCAAGGCGAAATGCCATTTGGAATGGTCCGATGTCGTTGCCTACGGCGAAGGACTGATTGCAGTGCTGGTGCCGGACGTTGCCGATGAGACCTGCGCCATGCAGCTGCGCCGGCTGCGGGAGTCCTTTGGCAATCGCGCCTATATAGCGCTGACACTACGCCGGCGCCCCAACGATCAGCTTCGCCTTTGGGAGCTGTCCGACATGGCGACCGCCGTGCGTGTCCCCACGGTCGTGACCAATGACGCGCTCTTTCACGAGCCGGGCCGCCAGGTCCTGCAGGATGTCGTCACCGCGATCCGCCACAACGTCACCATCGACGAGCTCGGACATCGGCGCGAGCGTTTCGCCGATCGCTACCTGAAACCGCCCGAAGAAATGCACCGGCTGTTCGGCCGCTACCCGGAAGCGCTCGCCCGCACGATCGAGATCATGGAGCGCTGCCCGTTCAAGCTCGACGAGCTTGCCTATCAGTATCCCGAAGAGAAGCTCTATCCCGACCTTACCCCTCAGCAGGCGCTCGAAAAGTTGACCTGGGAAGGGGCCGTCGACCGCTATCCGGAAGGACTGCCTTCCAAGGTCCGGCGCAACCTCGAGCACGAATTACGCCTGATCGAGAAGCTCGAATATGCACCCTACTTCCTCACGGTGAACTCGATCGTGCGTTTTGCGCGCTCAAAGGAAATCCTGTGCCAGGGACGCGGCTCGGCCGCCAACTCAGCGGTCTGCTACGTGCTCGGCATCACCTCGATCGATCCGGATCGCAATGACCTGCTGTTCGAACGCTTTGTTTCGGAAGAACGCCGAGAACCGCCCGACATCGACGTCGACTTTGAACACGAAAGGCGCGAGGAAGTCATCCAGTGGGTCTACGAGACCTATGGACGCGACCGCGCCGCGCTTTGTTCGACGGTCATCCGGTATCGCTCCAAAGGGGCCGTTCGCGACGTCGGTAAAGCGCTCGGCCTGCCGGAGGACCTGACCAAGACATTGTCCTCGCAGGTCTGGGGCTGGTCCGAAGGCGTCGAGCAGAAGCATGCCGAAGGGCTGAACCTCAACATGGGCGATCGCCGTCTGAGGCTGGCGCTGGAGCTTGCGCATCAACTCGTCGGAACACCCCGTCACCTATCCCAGCATCCGGGCGGATTCGTTTTGACCCGCGATCGGCTCGATGAGCTCGTACCGATCGAGCCTGCGGCCATGGCCGATCGCCAGGTCGTGGAATGGGACAAAGACGACGTTGATGCCTTGAAGATGATGAAGGTCGACGTGCTGGCGCTCGGCATGCTGTCGTGCATGCGCCGCGGCTTCGATCTTCTCGCCGAACACAAGGACATCCGGCTCGACCTCGCGACGATTCCGGCCGAGGATCCGCGCACCTACGGCATGATCCGCAAGGCCGATACGCTCGGCACCTTCCAGATCGAGAGCCGCGCCCAGATGGCGATGCTGCCGCGCATCAAACCGCGGACCTTCTACGATCTGGTCATCGAGGTCGCGATCGTGCGGCCGGGACCGATCCAGGGTGACATGGTCCACCCCTATCTCAGGCGACGAGAGGGCAAGGAGGATGTCATCTATCCCAAGCCCGAGCTTGAGGCCGTGCTCGGCAAGACGCTCGGCGTGCCGTTGTTTCAGGAGCAGGCGATGCGGGTGGCGATCGAATGCGCCGGGTTTACCGCCGGCGAGGCCGACCAGCTCCGCCGCGCCATGGCAACTTTTAAGCACACGGGCGGCGTCTCGAAATTCGGTGAAAAGCTCGTCCAGGGCATGGTCGATAACGGCTATGATCGGGAATTTGCCGAGCGGACTTTCAAGCAGTTGGAGGGCTTTGGCTCCTATGGCTTTCCCGAAAGCCATGCAGCCAGTTTCGCTCTCATCGCCTATGCGAGCTCCTGGCTCAAATGCTGGCACCCGGACGTGTTCTGTGCGGCACTTTTGAACGCCCAGCCCATGGGCTTCTATGCGCCGGCGCAAATCGTGCGCGACGCGGTTGAGCATGGCGTCGAAATCCGCCCCGTCTGTGTCAATTCAAGCCGTTGGGATTGCACGCTCGAACCCCGGGACGCCGATGATGGCCGGTTCGCCGTTCGCCTCGGCTTGCGTCTGGTCAAGGGACTGGGAAATGCGGAAGCCGCGCGCCTCGTCTCCTGCCGTGCCGAGCAGCCATTCCGCTCGGTCGATGATCTTTGGCGGCGCGCCGCCATTCGCGCCGCGGCCCTCAGTGAGCTTGCCGAGGCCGATGCGTTCCGGCCCTCCATCGGCCTTGCCCGGCGGGAGGCACTTTGGTCGATCAAGGCGCTACGCGACGAACCGTTACCGCTATTCGCCGCGGCGGCAGTCCGGGAAGCCTTGCCGGTCGCCGAGCAGACGGAGCCAACCGTCTCGTTGCGGCCGATGACTGCCGGCAGCGAAGTCGTCGAGGATTACGGTCATGTCGGGCTGACGCTGCGCCAGCATCCCGTTTCCTTTCTGCGGAAGGACCTCGCGGCCCGGCGATTCCTGACCAGCGCCGACGCTGTCGCTTCGCGTGACCGGCGTTGGGTCGATGTCGCCGGCCTGGTCCTCGTCCGGCAGCGGCCGGGTTCGGCGAAGGGTGTCATGTTCATGACCATCGAGGACGAAACCACTGTCGCCAACATCGTCATCTGGGAGAAGGTCTTCAAGCAGTTTCGCCGGACCGTCCTTGGTGCCGGCATGATCGGGATCAAGGGCAGGGTGCAGCGCGAAGGCGAGGTGGTCCATATCGTCGCCCACCAACTCGTTGATCTCTCCGCGGAACTCGCCAGTGTCGGCTCGCGCGACACGAGGTTCCCTTTTCCGCACGGGAGGGGCGACGAGTTCCACCATGGATCGCCAGCCCCGGATTCGAGAGGTCTGCAGAAAGCGTGGGATCTCGCGCACGGCTACGGGCATACCAACCAAATCCAGGTGAAGACGCGGGATTTTCGGTAG
- a CDS encoding metalloregulator ArsR/SmtB family transcription factor, whose product MLTPNVGSGASLPASHAARHWSKRLDSEYAQQYICMMMQQSIFQMLADPTRFRIVEALAGGERAVGDLVQAVDIDQSGVSRHLRILDEAGFVTMRPDGARRLYSLRPEPFQAIDEWVRSYRELWEGRLDRFDAALARRRGALQREGGK is encoded by the coding sequence TTGCTGACACCCAATGTCGGCAGCGGAGCGTCGTTGCCTGCGTCGCACGCGGCACGCCATTGGTCGAAGCGGCTTGACTCCGAATATGCGCAGCAATACATATGCATGATGATGCAACAAAGCATATTTCAGATGTTGGCTGACCCTACGCGGTTTCGTATCGTCGAGGCTTTGGCAGGCGGCGAGCGGGCCGTGGGCGACCTGGTTCAGGCCGTCGACATCGATCAGTCCGGCGTTTCGCGGCACCTGCGGATCCTCGACGAAGCCGGCTTCGTCACGATGAGGCCTGACGGGGCGAGGCGCCTTTATTCGCTCCGGCCCGAGCCGTTCCAGGCGATCGACGAATGGGTTCGGAGCTATCGCGAGCTTTGGGAGGGCCGGCTCGATCGGTTTGACGCCGCCTTGGCGCGACGGCGTGGCGCGCTGCAACGCGAGGGGGGAAAGTGA
- a CDS encoding SRPBCC domain-containing protein encodes MIEASEPGAATIRLERVYDASVDEVWALWATREGLEAWFAPEGMRFELLTLDLRVGGAFEHVMTAVGAEQVAYFANRNRSSTARVSGRFVEIVPHRRLRIRFDIDFVPGVQAYPYDMMVELHPEAGRVRMVLTADRHPDPEMTRGAIAGLTSQLQRFDLAIKARVAKEQRP; translated from the coding sequence ATGATAGAGGCCAGCGAGCCGGGCGCAGCTACGATCAGGCTGGAGCGGGTTTACGACGCATCGGTGGACGAGGTCTGGGCGCTATGGGCCACCAGGGAAGGGCTCGAGGCGTGGTTCGCGCCCGAGGGCATGCGCTTCGAGTTATTGACTCTCGATCTGCGAGTCGGTGGTGCCTTCGAACACGTGATGACGGCGGTGGGCGCCGAGCAGGTCGCCTATTTTGCGAACCGGAACAGATCGTCAACGGCGCGGGTGAGCGGTCGGTTCGTCGAGATCGTGCCTCACCGGCGCCTGCGAATCCGCTTCGACATCGACTTCGTCCCGGGCGTCCAGGCCTATCCCTACGACATGATGGTCGAGCTTCACCCCGAGGCCGGGCGAGTCCGGATGGTGCTGACGGCCGATCGCCACCCGGACCCCGAGATGACACGCGGCGCAATCGCCGGACTGACCAGCCAGCTGCAACGGTTTGACTTAGCCATAAAAGCACGAGTAGCAAAGGAGCAACGACCGTAA
- a CDS encoding dihydrofolate reductase family protein — MRPLLYSINVTLDGCVDHRAIPTDEALQQEQLRATHQHATESIGRADALLFGRVTYQMMEEAWRHETRTITPPDWTEPFARTIDAMKKYVVSNTLERVDWNAERVSGNLGEAVRKLKQQPGRALFTGGVKLPMALAELGLIDEYEFVVQPRLAGHGPTLFAGLSKYIELKLVDRQELSSGAVALRYEPRR, encoded by the coding sequence ATGCGACCTCTTCTCTATTCCATCAACGTCACGCTCGATGGCTGCGTCGACCACAGGGCCATACCCACGGACGAGGCGCTGCAGCAAGAACAACTGCGTGCAACACATCAGCACGCCACCGAGAGTATCGGCCGGGCCGATGCTCTGCTCTTTGGCCGCGTCACCTACCAGATGATGGAAGAGGCGTGGAGGCATGAGACGCGGACCATCACGCCGCCTGACTGGACCGAGCCTTTCGCGCGCACCATCGACGCAATGAAGAAATACGTCGTTTCAAACACACTCGAGCGGGTCGATTGGAACGCGGAACGGGTTAGCGGTAACCTCGGCGAGGCGGTCCGGAAGCTCAAGCAGCAGCCGGGCAGGGCGCTGTTCACGGGCGGCGTAAAGCTGCCGATGGCGCTGGCGGAGCTGGGCCTGATCGACGAGTATGAATTCGTGGTACAGCCCAGGCTTGCCGGTCATGGGCCCACCTTGTTCGCCGGGCTCTCCAAATATATCGAGTTGAAGCTCGTCGACCGGCAAGAGCTCAGCTCAGGCGCTGTAGCGCTGCGCTACGAGCCGAGAAGGTAA